One segment of Nostoc flagelliforme CCNUN1 DNA contains the following:
- a CDS encoding nucleoside deaminase encodes MDEFMEAAIQEAKQGRQEGGIPIGSVLVKDGKILGRGHNKRVQDADPVTHAEIDCLRNAGRVGSYRGTTLYSTLMPCYLCAGAVVQFGIKKVIVGESRTFPGAKEFMVSHGVEVIDLNLDDCEQMMSEFIETNPELWNEDIGN; translated from the coding sequence ATGGATGAGTTTATGGAAGCTGCTATTCAAGAAGCGAAACAAGGCAGACAAGAAGGTGGAATTCCCATTGGTTCGGTTCTCGTCAAGGATGGCAAAATTTTGGGCAGAGGACACAATAAACGTGTGCAAGACGCAGATCCTGTCACCCATGCGGAAATTGATTGTCTCCGCAATGCTGGGAGAGTTGGCAGCTATAGAGGTACTACACTCTATTCAACTTTAATGCCGTGCTACCTGTGTGCTGGGGCAGTGGTACAATTTGGTATTAAGAAAGTCATCGTCGGAGAATCCAGAACTTTTCCTGGTGCTAAAGAATTTATGGTATCTCACGGTGTGGAAGTAATTGATCTTAATCTTGACGATTGCGAACAGATGATGAGTGAGTTTATTGAAACTAACCCCGAACTTTGGAATGAAGATATCGGTAATTAG
- a CDS encoding nucleoside hydrolase, with translation MTKQLVLMDHDGGVDDYLATMLLLTMDHIELLGVVVTPADCYIQPAVSATRKIIDLMGFSHIPVAESTVRGINPFPTLYRRDSFIVDHLPILNQSETITTPLVAETGQDFMIKVLREVSDAVTLMVTGPLTTVAVALDKAPDIEAKIHRIVWMGGALNVGGNVEKSLEAGQDGSAEWNVYWDAVSAARVWQTQIEIIMCPLDLTNNVPVTSELVYKMGRQRHYPISDLAGQCYALVIPQDYYFWDVLATAYLGHPEFYQLREWETEIITTGLSQGRTKVVSGGRKIFAMDKVDKEAFYNYILRQWAR, from the coding sequence ATGACAAAACAACTAGTATTAATGGATCACGATGGCGGTGTTGATGATTATTTAGCAACTATGTTGCTGTTGACGATGGATCATATTGAACTCCTTGGTGTTGTTGTCACTCCAGCAGATTGCTACATTCAACCAGCTGTTAGCGCCACACGTAAAATTATAGATTTGATGGGATTTTCTCATATCCCGGTAGCAGAAAGTACTGTGCGCGGTATCAATCCATTTCCTACTCTCTATCGCCGTGATTCGTTTATCGTTGACCATCTCCCCATTCTCAATCAAAGCGAAACCATCACTACGCCTCTGGTTGCCGAAACAGGTCAAGATTTCATGATCAAGGTGTTGCGGGAGGTATCAGACGCCGTAACGTTGATGGTAACTGGCCCGTTGACCACGGTAGCAGTGGCTTTGGATAAAGCACCAGACATTGAAGCCAAGATTCACAGAATTGTTTGGATGGGGGGTGCATTAAATGTCGGTGGCAATGTAGAAAAAAGTTTGGAAGCAGGACAAGATGGTTCGGCCGAATGGAATGTTTATTGGGATGCGGTTTCAGCAGCGCGGGTATGGCAAACCCAAATTGAAATTATTATGTGTCCTTTGGATTTAACTAACAATGTGCCAGTCACATCAGAGTTAGTATACAAAATGGGACGACAACGCCACTATCCCATTTCTGATTTAGCCGGACAATGTTATGCCCTAGTTATCCCCCAAGATTATTATTTCTGGGATGTGTTAGCAACAGCTTATTTGGGACATCCAGAATTTTATCAATTGCGCGAATGGGAAACAGAAATTATCACTACTGGTCTTAGTCAGGGGCGTACTAAAGTAGTTTCTGGTGGTCGTAAAATTTTTGCTATGGATAAGGTAGATAAAGAAGCTTTTTATAATTATATTTTACGGCAATGGGCAAGATAA